From the genome of Alicyclobacillus sp. SO9:
CTGGTGATTAGGCATCGTCGGATTTGTATTTACGCATAAATGGTCCAAGTTCTTCTTCCCGTTGGGGATGTTTTGTATTGCCGTACTGGTCACTCTATTTGGATAGTACTTATGTATTAGCGTATATTTTCTTTAAAATGTCTGCGGTACCCCTTATTGCGTCTACACAGGTATCTAACGCGGGGGCTGTGTTTGACAGCGTTTTGGAACTGACTGAACGCAATTTTGACGCCACTCAAGGCAAACCATTTATCGTGTCCTTCGTCTGGCGTCGGATAAGTACAACGTTATACCGATGAACGACGAACGTGCTGAAAGACGTATTGCCGGTAGGCGTTGGGACTGGTTTACACGTAATCCACTTTACGTACACCGTAATTACGATGAGTTCCTGGCAATCGCTGAGAAGATGAGCGCTGAACTGTGCCCACTGATTGAAGCGTTGAACTACAATGTACCGTTAGACGACGCTATGGAAGGTGCTGGTCTAACGTCGAAGATTTAAGAAGAACACGCTTCCCGTTAATTCGGTGAGGGCGTTTCTACATCAGACGTGAGTTTCATTGAAAAGTGTTGACAGTCACTAAAGAAATTGACACAGTCGATTTATTTGAGTAAAAAGGACAGAAGAAGGAACGACATAACTCGTCTCAAAGCCCGGCTGTAACGGAAGTTCTGTCTCAAGAGCTTTACGAAAGACGCTAATTTCGTTGATGTAGCGCGGAAAATGAGCCCAAAATATAGTTTTAACAGAAAACGGAATTGTAGACAAATCGATACTACCCTTAAAAACATTCGAGTCATCATATCCCCTAGTGGTATCACGACGATTGACGTTAAAAACCGCACCGCCACGGGGTTTATCCCAGCGTGACGGTACGGTAGGTAAAGGGGTATGTAACTGCAGAAGAAGCAAGCCTGTAAGCCGAGGTATACGTTCACCAAGAGTCAAAACCTCTCAATGCCTTGTGCTGCAAGGTTTCCCGGGAACACAAGTCAGATAGGCCTGGGTGAAATGTGCGATATCCCACTTATGCGTCCTTCAATTGATGCCTGAGTTACAGGCTACAAACGGAGGATGAGTTATATGCTGTTAGTCGATTGTCACAAAAAGTTTCTTTCGTATCTACGGCTTGAAAAAGATTACTCAAAAGAAACGGTGAAGAGTTATAGGATTGATTTTAACCACTTCTTAAAGTTCCTCGACAAGGAAAATGCTGAGCCAGAGCTTGAGAAAGTGACTACACCCATGATTCGAGATTTCATTACTTACATGGCACACGATCTAGGATTTCACCCAAACACGATTCGCCGGCGAATCCACAGTCTAAAGAGCTTCTTCAAATTCTGCATGACCCAGGAATACATCGAAAAAAACCCTACCCTCGCTGTATCAGTTCCAAAGAAACGACAAGCTCTACCCATCTATATTTCCCAGGACGATTTGATGCAGCTGATACAGGCACCGCTTGAGTATGGCGGTCAACGTACCCGAATCAGAGATTGGCTTATGTTACGGACCCTCGCACTAACAGGGCTGCGCCGCCAGGAGTTGCTCAATCTTCAGTGGAGGGATGTATGCTTGCGGGACAGTAATATCCTTGTGCGTAATGGAAAAGGGGACAAGGACCGACTCATTCCGATTCCGTCAGCCCTTGTTGATGATTTACGAATGTATAAAGATATGCGTGTTACAACTGACTATGCACCAGTATTTCCAAGTGTTAGTGGCAAGAGATTGGGTCCCAGACCTCTCAGTTCGATGTTCACTAAGTACGTCCACCTTGCCGGCCTCGATGGCAAACATTATAGCCCTCACAAGATACGGCATTCGTTTGCGACCTTTTTACTTCAGAAGAATGTCAGCTTGATCGAAATACAGGAGTTGTTAGGACACGCCGACATTACTTCGACTCGTATTTATCTGCACACCAACTCTAATCGCTTGAAAGACGCTGTGATGAGTAATCCTATTCTGGAACTTAACATGGAAAGCGGGTTTACTGCAGCTTTCTAAACGCAATCCTGTTCGATGCATGAAAGCGTAACGTTTTAACTCCACGGAATATCAAGTTCAAGGGCTGCATCGATTGCGTAGATACAGCCCTTTTGTTCTATCGTCTTGTAACAGTTCAAGGCGACAGAGGTTCTTAGTCATGATACAGCAAAGTGCAATCGTCTTCGAGTCTAGCCACAGTATCCCATAGCAAGCAATGCGATACGGGGCCAACCCTCGTGGAACCCTATTGACTACTTGCTACTCAGCGATTCTTCACTCCTTATCTTTCCGGAGTTCAATAAAATTCTGAACAGCTTCATCCGGTTTTTCGGAGATTAACCGGATGCATCCAGCTTCTATGGAGGTATCTTTTGTATACGTGGGGCAGAGGTACAAAATCATCCTCTGTATTCGTCATCTATGGACAGACTACTGGAAAACAACTCACTTAAAAGCTGAGGCTGTACAAACCTATAAACATCGACAAAATTAGAACTGTAATGGCCAATTGTCTTCGTCATATTTCCAAATCACGTCTACTCCTTCATCTTGTAGCCTTGCAACAGTTCTCCATTGATGAAGTTCCCTATTTGCAACCTTCTCCACGAAAATATCCCAGATGAGCGCCAGTCCTGTCTGGTGCAACATCTCTTCAAGAGATGTCCTTTCAATAAAAAGGCCCGTGTTATATCCTTCTAAAGCATTATCGAAGCAGATAACCTCCCCATCTGAGTTTACCCAATAACCCTCTCTTGTTTGTCTCAAGCTAAGCTGGTTAACAACAAACTCTGAGGGTATCAAGTAACGTATAGAGCCATCAATGGACTTATCATACCCCGTTCCCCAAAGATACTCCATTGTTGTCTCTTTCAATTCTCGTTCGGTTTCTTCATCGAGCTCAACGTCCAATTTTCTATCTACAAATACAGGATGCCAAAAATACTCTCTCGAAAACGCATTGTACTCTTCAGCCCAGTAATTACGATAGGAATAGTTATGCACTGCCTTACTCCTCGCATAATAATCTACTTTACCTTCTGGAACTAGTAATCCAGTTGCTTTCACAAATAGTTCCTTTTTGTCCTTGTAATCATCCTCATCCCTTCTTTCTTGCCACGAAATATAGGAACTCAACAACACAAACTCCTTCTCTGATTTCCTTATCAGTGTGATATCCTCAAGTGGTGGTATGCTTCTGTAATCATGAACCCACAGGTCCAAATTCTCTTCTGGAAGCCTGTACATCCCATTGTAGAAGTTGCGGGAGTTACCATTCTTCCTAATCAACATTGTCGGATCTATGTCTCGTACAAATGGATTCCAGGGCCCATTGAATGCAATTTCTTTATATGTCCTCTTTCCTGTTCCTGCCCGACGTGAATCATAGTCGATTTCACCCATTGTGTAATTATCAGATAATCTAGCTAGCAACTCATGAAAAGCTATCCACTGATATTTCTTTCCAATTCTCTCATTTGTATGTTCATGTCTATTGTCATTTTGTGTATATTCGGTATCGTATTCCCCGTGAAGTTCCACATTGTAACCAAGTTCAAATACTCTCTTCGTTGCAATATTGCTCAATGCTTGGGGGTCAAAATGGTTTTCCCATGACGAAACGACACTTTGAAAGACGTATCTTCCAAAATCCCCATACATTCCCGTTCCATACTCAGTCATCATCGACCTAAGAACGTTATTTTGACCCCAATATTTTTTCTTAAACCCTTCGGAATTGTAATCAAATTTATAGTGGTCAATATCCGCCAGTGTCGGAACGTATTCATACCACTCGCTCCTATAGGGCGGTCTCGCCTTCGCAATATCAACAGCACCATCCTCCATCCCTAAATGGAAGGAAAATTCCACGATCCCTCTTGCATAGTCTCTCAATAAGATATGGGGATAGGTCTGTTCCTTAGCAAAAATGGTTTTATAAACATACTTGCAAAGAATGTAAATATCTTCTTTGGATGTAGCTCTTAAAGCACACCCATACGCTGCACCATACAGCCTCTCGTATACATAAGGGTCATTCACTGCTTCAAAAGCTACCAATACGTCTATCAAAACCCCAATTCTGTCTTGAAGCAGACAAACTAAGGCCTTGGTTGCTGCATCTCTTAGTGGTCTGTTTGGACTCGTCAAAAACCACGAAATAATTATGGCTGATAGCCTTACCGATTCATCAGAAATATAAGTGCGATCTTCAGTTGTCCATGACCAATCAATGACCCTTTTGAC
Proteins encoded in this window:
- a CDS encoding tyrosine-type recombinase/integrase, which encodes MLLVDCHKKFLSYLRLEKDYSKETVKSYRIDFNHFLKFLDKENAEPELEKVTTPMIRDFITYMAHDLGFHPNTIRRRIHSLKSFFKFCMTQEYIEKNPTLAVSVPKKRQALPIYISQDDLMQLIQAPLEYGGQRTRIRDWLMLRTLALTGLRRQELLNLQWRDVCLRDSNILVRNGKGDKDRLIPIPSALVDDLRMYKDMRVTTDYAPVFPSVSGKRLGPRPLSSMFTKYVHLAGLDGKHYSPHKIRHSFATFLLQKNVSLIEIQELLGHADITSTRIYLHTNSNRLKDAVMSNPILELNMESGFTAAF